The following are from one region of the uncultured Campylobacter sp. genome:
- a CDS encoding YcfL family protein, translated as MKKFALFALSLLLIGCSSKEPKASPHLDIEDSSVNSFLSLQSLNDRFTNGGMMEVEARFKNESSFNKDLLYKVDWFDKDGFLITNIATKWKRVVVQSKRDFNVRAVSPSDKAVNYKLRITTPDSDDKDIKTINRYEFKN; from the coding sequence ATGAAAAAATTTGCGCTTTTTGCGCTTAGCTTATTGCTCATAGGCTGCTCGTCAAAAGAGCCCAAAGCAAGCCCGCACCTAGATATCGAGGATAGCTCGGTAAATAGCTTTTTATCGCTGCAAAGCCTAAACGACCGCTTCACTAACGGCGGCATGATGGAGGTCGAGGCTAGGTTTAAAAACGAATCGTCTTTTAACAAAGACCTGCTTTATAAGGTAGATTGGTTTGATAAAGACGGCTTTTTAATCACAAACATAGCTACGAAATGGAAAAGAGTAGTCGTGCAGAGCAAAAGGGACTTTAACGTTAGAGCCGTTTCGCCTAGCGACAAAGCGGTTAACTACAAACTACGTATAACGACCCCGGATAGCGACGATAAAGATATCAAGACCATAAATAGATACGAATTTAAAAACTAA
- a CDS encoding CsgG/HfaB family protein produces MKKIIFAFTLFVSLLNAEVITKTNVSTANGEGYGASYDEALSKALADAVGRMNGVKLSASTFMLTSSIQDGKDRDFEKIYSDQISKQTGGRFDSYEVLKNVRTPDGYNVAVEIKKTSVSKKYKTPGLDPNNRRRLAVMPGYVSDFSFEVNGEYKSSIRVADDITRSLVTAITKTRKFTVLDRENGDAYYREKAVLSSGNAAKEELLKLGNVLGADYLLVFDLEEFSLSEGKASTITTGKASGKKASARIHYRVLAMATRQVKFSNDIAASFSVKGDHAYALAVQDIAKAVTDEIIASIYPLKISSVSGDEILIAQNLRQGDVYEVYSLGQTVIDPYTKEVVGKEETMTAKAEVTRVTPKMSYLKLVSGSAKAGDICRLVQGSNIGSPKVGTDAGGREDNVVKQTAGGGVVLPF; encoded by the coding sequence ATGAAAAAGATAATTTTTGCTTTTACTCTTTTCGTATCTTTGCTAAATGCCGAAGTTATAACGAAAACCAATGTAAGCACCGCTAACGGCGAAGGTTACGGGGCCAGCTACGACGAGGCTTTAAGTAAAGCTCTAGCCGATGCCGTCGGTAGGATGAACGGCGTAAAGCTAAGCGCTAGTACCTTTATGCTGACGAGTTCGATTCAAGACGGTAAAGATAGGGATTTTGAAAAAATTTATAGCGATCAAATTTCAAAGCAAACCGGCGGGAGATTCGACTCGTATGAGGTTTTAAAAAACGTAAGAACTCCGGACGGCTATAACGTTGCCGTAGAGATCAAAAAAACCAGCGTCTCAAAAAAATATAAAACTCCCGGCCTTGATCCGAATAATCGCCGCAGGCTAGCGGTTATGCCGGGCTACGTATCGGATTTTTCGTTTGAGGTAAACGGCGAATACAAAAGCAGTATCCGAGTCGCGGACGACATAACTCGCTCTTTGGTAACGGCGATAACTAAGACGCGTAAATTTACGGTTTTAGATAGGGAAAACGGCGATGCGTATTACCGAGAAAAAGCCGTACTTAGCAGCGGTAATGCCGCAAAAGAGGAGCTTTTGAAGCTAGGAAACGTGCTAGGCGCGGATTATCTCTTGGTTTTTGATTTGGAGGAATTTAGCCTTAGCGAAGGCAAGGCAAGCACCATAACTACGGGTAAGGCAAGCGGCAAAAAGGCTAGCGCGCGTATCCACTACAGAGTGCTAGCTATGGCGACTAGGCAGGTTAAATTTTCAAACGATATAGCCGCTAGTTTTAGCGTCAAAGGCGACCATGCCTACGCCCTAGCCGTCCAAGACATAGCAAAAGCCGTAACCGATGAAATCATAGCTAGCATCTATCCGCTAAAAATCTCTAGCGTCTCAGGCGATGAGATACTTATCGCGCAAAATTTAAGGCAAGGAGACGTTTATGAGGTGTATTCTCTAGGTCAAACGGTAATCGACCCGTACACCAAAGAAGTCGTCGGAAAAGAAGAGACTATGACCGCTAAGGCCGAGGTTACGCGCGTAACGCCTAAGATGAGCTATCTAAAGCTAGTCTCAGGCAGCGCTAAGGCCGGCGATATCTGCCGCCTAGTCCAAGGCTCTAATATCGGCTCGCCAAAGGTCGGTACCGATGCCGGCGGACGAGAAGATAACGTAGTCAAACAAACGGCAGGCGGCGGAGTAGTTTTACCTTTTTAG
- the lpoB gene encoding penicillin-binding protein activator LpoB: MKKTLFSVAVIAAIFSGCATSGYMQNGSKVKDAEPITMGIDHTDFEKAASDAVESLLSSGSLERPGGGRYVVAMGKVINDTTQRIDTALLTKKIRIAMLKSGKAVITTAVAAGGAEDTMSHDVRELRENDEFAQNTIAKKGTLLAPDMSLSGKIIQRNIKTTDNKQLVEYYFQLTLTQLQTGLAFWEDEININKIGSNKSVSW, translated from the coding sequence ATGAAAAAGACTTTATTTTCCGTAGCCGTCATAGCTGCGATATTTAGCGGATGCGCTACGAGCGGCTATATGCAAAACGGCTCTAAAGTAAAAGACGCAGAGCCTATAACGATGGGCATAGATCATACCGACTTTGAAAAGGCCGCAAGCGATGCCGTAGAAAGCCTACTATCTAGCGGATCTCTAGAAAGACCCGGCGGCGGACGTTACGTCGTAGCTATGGGCAAGGTTATAAACGATACGACCCAGCGCATCGATACGGCTTTACTAACCAAAAAAATCCGCATCGCTATGCTAAAAAGCGGTAAAGCAGTAATAACTACCGCAGTCGCTGCCGGAGGAGCGGAAGATACGATGTCTCACGACGTAAGAGAGCTTAGGGAAAACGACGAATTCGCCCAAAATACGATCGCTAAAAAAGGCACACTACTAGCTCCCGATATGAGCTTATCTGGCAAGATAATACAGCGAAATATAAAAACCACGGACAATAAACAGCTAGTGGAGTATTATTTTCAGCTTACTTTGACTCAGTTGCAAACCGGTCTAGCATTCTGGGAAGACGAGATAAATATAAATAAAATCGGTTCAAACAAAAGCGTAAGCTGGTAA
- a CDS encoding NTF2 fold immunity protein has translation MKQITMQEALDAVSSRYCKGHRYENVALSDEMVRCICEVKGLVNMGFAATAITDASLEYLARLPKLSYLSLENSEKISGEGFRYFARHAKLKHIDVQNVGITDEGLRAIAQIPSLKSLRIVDTRVSFAGLLAVADAKILFHIGGERFSKEQIAEFEQAQRDFQSSKSRPDPQDAAAAQSALLEFFAAMSEWEKFAACEAYGENKDEAGRRLDELFVSYCTPAKRSGYRREFVWFSQADGGTYGGYELTDVESETKNKFYVYAKDGYGFARRFLLIRKDGRWLVDKQQDMDGGWKNCGL, from the coding sequence ATGAAGCAAATCACGATGCAAGAAGCCCTAGATGCGGTAAGCTCGCGATACTGCAAGGGTCATCGCTACGAAAACGTCGCGCTAAGCGACGAGATGGTGCGCTGTATCTGCGAGGTAAAAGGCCTCGTAAATATGGGCTTTGCGGCTACGGCTATCACGGACGCGTCGCTTGAGTATTTAGCCCGGCTGCCTAAGCTTTCGTATCTATCTTTAGAAAATAGCGAAAAAATAAGCGGCGAGGGCTTTAGATACTTTGCGCGGCACGCCAAGCTAAAGCACATCGACGTCCAAAACGTCGGCATCACCGACGAGGGATTAAGGGCGATCGCGCAAATCCCTAGCCTAAAATCTTTACGCATCGTAGACACGCGCGTGAGTTTTGCCGGGCTACTAGCCGTAGCGGACGCAAAAATTCTATTTCATATCGGCGGCGAACGCTTTAGCAAGGAGCAGATCGCTGAATTTGAGCAAGCGCAAAGAGATTTCCAAAGCAGCAAAAGCAGACCGGATCCGCAGGATGCCGCTGCGGCACAAAGCGCGCTTTTGGAGTTTTTCGCGGCTATGAGCGAATGGGAAAAATTTGCCGCCTGCGAGGCTTATGGCGAAAATAAAGACGAGGCGGGGCGCAGGCTTGATGAGCTCTTTGTCAGCTACTGCACGCCTGCTAAGCGTAGCGGTTATCGCCGCGAGTTCGTCTGGTTTTCGCAAGCAGACGGCGGTACCTACGGCGGATACGAGCTAACGGACGTTGAGAGCGAAACGAAAAATAAATTTTACGTCTATGCCAAAGACGGCTACGGTTTTGCGCGGCGTTTTTTGCTCATACGCAAGGACGGACGCTGGCTCGTAGATAAGCAGCAAGATATGGACGGCGGCTGGAAAAACTGCGGGTTATAA